Proteins encoded by one window of Rhodospirillales bacterium:
- a CDS encoding fumarylacetoacetate hydrolase family protein, with amino-acid sequence MAKAKKQKSTRATKAKKPARLFVIPAPAAPTLPIAGEKERFPVRRIYCVGRNYAEHSREMGHDPTRELPFFFTKDTYSLVAGNGTFPYPPLSNDVHHEIELVAAIGKAGKDIPAEKALKHIYGYAVGLDMTRRDLQGEAKKTGRPWEVGKAFDKAALCSKIRPATKSGHPKKGLVWLKINGNLRQKGDISEMIWNVPEIVMHLSRLFPLAPGDLIFTGTPAGVGPVKKGDVLEGGVDGIATLKVRVV; translated from the coding sequence ATGGCCAAAGCGAAAAAGCAGAAATCCACGCGCGCAACAAAGGCGAAAAAGCCCGCGCGCTTGTTCGTGATCCCCGCGCCCGCGGCGCCGACACTGCCGATCGCCGGAGAAAAAGAGCGATTTCCGGTCCGGCGCATCTATTGCGTCGGGCGCAACTACGCCGAGCACAGCCGCGAGATGGGCCACGACCCGACGCGCGAACTGCCGTTCTTTTTCACCAAGGACACCTACAGCCTGGTCGCGGGCAACGGCACGTTCCCCTACCCGCCCTTGAGCAACGACGTGCACCACGAAATCGAGCTGGTCGCCGCCATCGGCAAGGCGGGCAAGGACATCCCGGCGGAGAAAGCGTTAAAGCACATCTACGGCTACGCCGTCGGCCTCGACATGACCCGGCGCGATTTGCAGGGCGAGGCGAAGAAAACCGGCCGGCCGTGGGAAGTGGGTAAGGCGTTCGACAAGGCCGCTCTTTGCTCGAAGATCCGGCCCGCGACTAAGAGCGGCCATCCCAAGAAGGGGCTGGTCTGGCTCAAGATCAACGGCAATTTGCGCCAGAAGGGAGACATTTCCGAGATGATCTGGAACGTGCCGGAAATTGTGATGCATCTTTCCAGGCTCTTTCCGCTGGCGCCGGGCGATCTTATCTTTACCGGCACGCCCGCCGGCGTCGGGCCGGTCAAGAAGGGCGACGTGCTCGAAGGCGGCGTCGACGGTATCGCGACATTGAAGGTGCGGGTGGTCTGA
- a CDS encoding sensor domain-containing diguanylate cyclase — MSTASPEPHKRYSIPKSFWFRVVDADRQWFKSRFGLEATETPRDISFCGHAIHGDRTFVVPDAVTDERFCDNPLVTGGPRIRFYAGQPLKNREGFCVGTLCVISPSPREMSESEKRSLEDLGRLVEIILDNRELSETQRALLEEIEAANRDRLIDPLSGLWNRRGFDDLFGREIDRAIRRQSSLAIAILDIDHFKRINDTYGHPTGDEAIKLAAEALVTAARSTDVVARYGGEEFALVAPDVVPAILPAFADKLLTAFRAQAKLKTRDGIYPFTASMGITVAFPKKNSPGLAEALLKAADQALYEAKTGGRDRFVISGVPDSLYSEFALT; from the coding sequence ATGTCGACCGCATCACCCGAACCGCACAAAAGATATTCAATACCGAAATCGTTCTGGTTTCGCGTCGTCGACGCAGACCGCCAGTGGTTCAAGTCCCGGTTCGGACTGGAGGCGACGGAAACACCCCGGGACATTTCCTTCTGCGGGCACGCCATTCACGGCGACCGGACGTTCGTCGTGCCGGATGCCGTGACTGACGAGCGGTTTTGCGACAATCCCCTGGTGACCGGAGGGCCCAGAATTCGGTTTTATGCCGGGCAGCCGCTGAAAAACCGCGAGGGGTTCTGCGTCGGCACGTTGTGCGTAATTTCACCGTCCCCGCGGGAAATGAGCGAGAGCGAGAAACGCTCGCTCGAGGATCTCGGGCGGCTGGTCGAAATAATTCTCGACAATCGCGAACTCAGCGAAACACAGCGCGCGTTGCTGGAGGAGATCGAAGCCGCTAACCGTGACAGGCTTATCGACCCGCTGAGCGGCCTTTGGAACCGGCGCGGTTTCGACGATCTTTTCGGTCGCGAAATCGACCGCGCCATCCGCAGGCAATCGTCGCTTGCGATCGCCATCCTCGATATCGACCATTTCAAGCGGATCAACGACACTTATGGCCATCCGACCGGCGACGAGGCGATCAAGTTGGCCGCCGAAGCGCTGGTAACGGCCGCGCGTTCGACCGACGTCGTCGCCCGGTACGGAGGCGAGGAATTCGCGCTGGTCGCGCCCGATGTCGTACCCGCGATCCTTCCGGCGTTCGCGGACAAGCTCCTAACCGCATTCCGCGCGCAGGCAAAGTTGAAGACTCGCGACGGAATCTATCCGTTCACCGCGAGCATGGGAATCACGGTCGCTTTCCCCAAGAAGAATTCCCCGGGCTTGGCCGAGGCATTGCTAAAAGCTGCGGATCAGGCTCTTTACGAGGCCAAGACGGGCGGCCGCGACCGCTTCGTGATTTCGGGCGTTCCCGACAGTCTGTATTCGGAGTTCGCGTTAACGTAG
- a CDS encoding acyl-CoA dehydrogenase, whose protein sequence is MNADAADETYPEIRAAVRAVCARFPGAYWRKLDAERAYPEEFIRALTEAGFLAALIPETYGGSGLGLREATAILEEIQKSGCNGAAGHAQMYIMGTILRHGSEEQKRTYLPKIASGELRLQAFGVTEPTSGTDTSRIRTSAMREGNGWRINGQKVWTSRAEHSDLMLLLARTAPRDAGPKPHDGLSVFLIDMREARGKGLAIKPIRAMLNHATTEVFFDDLRVPANALVGKEGKGFRYILDGMNAERILIAAECIGDARWFIGKARDYARERRVFDRPIGQNQGVQFPIARAFAQTEAANLMVAKAAQLFDDGKPCGPEANMAKLLAADASWAAADMCLQTHGGFGFAEEYDVERKFRETRLYQVAPISTNLILAYIAEHVLGLPRSY, encoded by the coding sequence ATCAACGCCGACGCCGCCGACGAAACTTATCCCGAAATCCGGGCCGCCGTGCGCGCGGTGTGCGCGCGCTTTCCCGGCGCCTATTGGCGCAAACTCGACGCCGAACGGGCCTACCCCGAGGAATTCATCCGCGCGCTGACCGAAGCCGGATTCCTTGCCGCGCTGATCCCCGAGACTTACGGCGGCAGCGGTCTCGGTTTGCGCGAGGCGACGGCGATCCTGGAGGAAATCCAGAAAAGCGGCTGCAACGGCGCCGCCGGCCACGCCCAGATGTACATCATGGGCACGATTCTCCGCCACGGCAGCGAGGAACAGAAAAGGACCTATCTGCCGAAAATCGCCTCGGGCGAATTGCGCCTGCAGGCGTTCGGGGTGACCGAGCCGACCAGCGGCACCGATACCAGCCGTATCCGCACGAGCGCGATGCGCGAGGGCAACGGCTGGCGCATCAACGGCCAGAAGGTGTGGACCTCGCGCGCCGAGCATTCCGATCTGATGCTGCTGCTGGCGCGCACCGCGCCCCGCGACGCGGGGCCGAAGCCGCACGACGGCCTGAGCGTGTTCCTGATCGACATGCGCGAAGCCAGGGGCAAGGGCCTCGCCATCAAGCCGATCCGCGCCATGCTCAACCACGCCACGACCGAGGTGTTCTTCGACGATCTCCGCGTGCCGGCCAACGCGCTGGTCGGCAAGGAAGGCAAGGGCTTCCGTTACATTCTCGATGGCATGAACGCCGAGCGCATCTTGATCGCCGCCGAATGCATCGGCGACGCGCGCTGGTTCATCGGGAAAGCGCGGGATTACGCCCGGGAGCGCCGGGTGTTCGATCGTCCGATCGGCCAGAACCAGGGCGTGCAGTTCCCGATCGCGCGCGCATTTGCCCAGACCGAAGCCGCGAACCTGATGGTCGCCAAGGCGGCGCAATTGTTCGACGACGGCAAGCCATGCGGGCCGGAGGCGAACATGGCCAAACTGCTCGCGGCGGATGCCTCCTGGGCGGCGGCCGACATGTGCCTGCAGACCCACGGCGGCTTCGGCTTCGCCGAGGAATACGACGTGGAACGCAAATTCCGCGAAACCCGTCTCTATCAGGTGGCGCCGATTTCGACCAATCTCATTCTCGCCTATATCGCCGAGCACGTGCTCGGCCTGCCGCGATCGTATTGA
- a CDS encoding bacteriohemerythrin has translation MPYIDWDANLETGVAGIDHEHRRLVQLLNDIHELIVAKADPIRIADTLADFHTLATAHFALEEKIMRDQKYPAFAQRRETHRRLLDEVRDIMDAYDAGSYREGQSLPATLRQWLFQLMSIDVDLFTRITPASLRKWGLTQG, from the coding sequence ATGCCCTACATCGACTGGGATGCAAACCTGGAAACCGGTGTCGCCGGGATCGACCACGAGCACCGCCGGCTGGTGCAATTGCTGAACGATATTCACGAGCTGATCGTCGCCAAAGCGGATCCGATCCGCATCGCCGACACGCTGGCCGACTTTCACACCCTCGCCACCGCCCATTTCGCGCTCGAAGAAAAGATCATGCGCGACCAGAAGTATCCGGCTTTCGCCCAGCGGCGCGAAACGCACCGCCGCCTGCTCGACGAGGTGCGGGACATCATGGACGCCTACGACGCAGGATCCTACCGCGAGGGGCAAAGCCTTCCGGCGACGCTGCGCCAATGGTTGTTCCAGCTCATGAGCATCGACGTTGACTTGTTCACCCGGATCACGCCCGCGAGCTTGCGCAAGTGGGGTCTGACGCAGGGTTAG
- a CDS encoding arsenate reductase ArsC, with protein sequence MRPRNILFLCTHNSSRSILAEAILNAKGAGRFRAFSAGSSPKGAPNPFALKLLVERGHPTGQLRSKSWEVFSTPDAPRMDAVITVCDDAAGEICPVWPGRPMTAHWGIADPSAVAGDDAVRVRAFARAYAQIEQRIDRLLALPSDLDGGPFAEALRRIGASSEGATSRTKSEGY encoded by the coding sequence ATGCGACCGCGCAATATCCTTTTCCTGTGCACGCACAACTCCTCGCGATCGATTCTCGCCGAAGCGATCCTGAACGCCAAGGGCGCAGGCCGCTTCCGCGCCTTTTCCGCGGGCAGTTCTCCGAAAGGCGCGCCGAACCCGTTCGCGCTCAAGCTCCTTGTCGAAAGGGGCCATCCCACCGGACAACTTCGGTCGAAATCCTGGGAGGTCTTTTCGACGCCGGACGCACCCCGGATGGATGCCGTCATCACCGTTTGCGACGACGCCGCCGGCGAAATCTGCCCCGTATGGCCGGGACGACCGATGACCGCCCACTGGGGCATTGCCGATCCATCCGCCGTCGCAGGCGACGATGCCGTTCGTGTCCGGGCGTTCGCGCGGGCATATGCGCAAATCGAACAACGCATCGACCGACTCCTCGCCTTGCCGAGCGATCTGGATGGTGGGCCTTTCGCCGAGGCATTGAGACGAATCGGGGCTTCCTCGGAAGGAGCGACGTCCCGAACGAAGTCGGAAGGATACTGA
- a CDS encoding ABC transporter ATP-binding protein, which yields MNDGHPFIGLDGVGKNFRTRSGEDVRALRDISLAIAPREFVSIVGPSGCGKSTLLRIIAGLVAPSEGAVHMAGARVAGPRRDIGMVFQAPVLLPWRTNLKNVLVPAEVIGFDRRQSDARARELLDLVGLGRFADKYPSELSGGMRQRVSIARALMHDPATLLMDEPFGALDAMTRDAMGLELLRIWNANRKTVILVTHSIEEAVFLSDRVIVMSSRPGTVSEVVEVNLPRPRTTATRADPEFVRLTSRLRGVFEALPPTIH from the coding sequence GTGAACGACGGCCATCCGTTCATCGGCCTCGACGGCGTCGGCAAGAACTTCCGCACTCGGTCGGGCGAAGACGTCCGCGCGCTTCGGGACATTTCGCTCGCGATCGCGCCGCGCGAGTTCGTTTCTATCGTTGGCCCGTCGGGCTGCGGAAAAAGTACCCTGTTGCGCATCATCGCCGGCCTGGTGGCACCGAGCGAGGGCGCGGTGCATATGGCCGGGGCCCGGGTCGCGGGGCCGCGGCGCGACATCGGCATGGTGTTTCAGGCGCCGGTGCTGCTACCGTGGCGCACCAACCTCAAGAACGTCCTGGTGCCGGCCGAGGTGATCGGCTTCGACCGGCGCCAATCCGACGCCCGCGCCCGCGAGTTACTTGATCTCGTCGGTCTGGGGCGTTTCGCCGACAAGTATCCGAGCGAGCTGTCCGGCGGCATGCGCCAGCGCGTGTCGATCGCGCGCGCCCTGATGCACGATCCGGCGACGCTCTTGATGGACGAGCCGTTCGGCGCGCTCGACGCCATGACCCGCGACGCGATGGGACTCGAGCTGCTGCGCATCTGGAACGCGAACCGCAAGACAGTGATCCTGGTCACCCACTCGATCGAGGAAGCCGTGTTCCTGTCCGATCGCGTCATCGTCATGTCGTCGCGCCCCGGCACCGTTTCCGAGGTGGTCGAGGTCAACCTCCCGCGCCCGCGCACTACGGCGACGCGCGCCGATCCTGAATTCGTTCGGCTGACCAGCCGGTTGCGCGGCGTGTTCGAGGCGCTGCCGCCGACGATCCATTGA
- a CDS encoding ABC transporter substrate-binding protein encodes MILRVSLVCAAAILAAGAAHAQTKITYLLTSPVPTVAEAPHASVPAVMGYWKEGGLDVTVSPSPGSTQATQLVVAGTAHFTMATVEPLIIARQKGGKVVAVYNHVREPIYTIAVPKESAITDMKQLKGKAIGVTSLASGAVPFSKAMLKSIGVDPEKDVRWVAIGLGPQASHALKENRVDALGYWDWGYAILENLGHQFRHYTTEATKNVLSLALVANEDFVASNPDAVTAMARGIAKAALFTITNPEAAVKIHWQQYPASKPTGIPEDQALKDAVHVLKARLVKYRVEGRSPPTWGAFTKAEWEATQNFLADSGLIQQKVDVAQYYNDRLLAKVNDFDANKVIAQAKGYK; translated from the coding sequence ATGATTCTCCGCGTTTCGCTCGTCTGCGCCGCCGCCATCCTGGCCGCCGGCGCGGCCCACGCTCAAACCAAGATCACCTATCTCCTTACCTCCCCGGTGCCGACGGTGGCGGAAGCCCCGCACGCGTCCGTGCCGGCGGTGATGGGCTATTGGAAGGAAGGCGGCCTTGACGTCACCGTGTCGCCGTCTCCGGGATCGACCCAGGCGACGCAGCTGGTGGTCGCCGGCACCGCGCATTTCACCATGGCGACGGTGGAGCCCCTCATCATCGCTCGCCAGAAGGGCGGCAAGGTGGTCGCGGTCTACAACCACGTGCGCGAGCCGATCTACACCATCGCGGTGCCCAAGGAGAGCGCGATTACCGACATGAAGCAGCTCAAGGGCAAAGCGATCGGCGTTACCAGTCTGGCGAGCGGCGCGGTGCCGTTTTCCAAGGCAATGCTGAAATCGATCGGCGTCGACCCGGAAAAGGACGTGCGCTGGGTGGCGATCGGGCTCGGGCCGCAGGCCTCGCACGCGCTGAAGGAGAATCGCGTCGATGCGCTCGGCTACTGGGATTGGGGCTATGCCATTCTCGAAAACCTCGGCCACCAATTCCGCCATTACACCACCGAGGCGACCAAGAACGTGCTCAGTCTGGCGCTAGTCGCCAACGAGGACTTCGTCGCGTCCAACCCCGACGCGGTCACGGCCATGGCCCGCGGCATCGCCAAGGCGGCGCTATTCACCATCACCAACCCGGAAGCGGCGGTGAAGATCCACTGGCAGCAATACCCGGCCTCGAAGCCGACCGGCATTCCGGAGGACCAGGCGCTCAAGGACGCCGTGCATGTGCTCAAGGCGCGCCTGGTCAAATATCGGGTCGAGGGACGCTCGCCGCCGACCTGGGGCGCGTTCACCAAAGCCGAGTGGGAGGCGACCCAGAACTTCCTCGCTGACAGCGGCCTGATCCAGCAGAAAGTAGACGTCGCGCAGTATTACAACGACCGGCTGTTGGCCAAGGTCAACGACTTCGACGCCAACAAGGTGATCGCCCAGGCCAAAGGCTACAAGTGA
- a CDS encoding class I SAM-dependent methyltransferase — MMPHRRNDEVLKEQVPLAGRRVLEVGCGDGALARLMAREGAQVIGVDNNPAQLAKAAAPREGRNTMSAAGFAAATAEPAVDYVKAAGEKLPFPDGMFDAVVIFNSLHHIPVTAQGAALTEAARVLKSGGLVYVVEPIAEGANFELTRPVDDETEVRAAAQDAIRSALAKGLFRQLRETFYVHAVLAENFEKFAERMIRVDPARRPAIERREAELRERFHRLGRPDPKGMVFDQPMHAHLLTRGKFSARNE; from the coding sequence ATGATGCCCCATCGTCGCAACGACGAAGTATTAAAGGAGCAGGTGCCGCTGGCTGGGCGACGAGTGCTCGAGGTCGGGTGCGGCGACGGCGCGCTGGCGCGCCTGATGGCGCGCGAGGGTGCGCAAGTGATCGGCGTCGATAACAACCCGGCCCAACTCGCCAAGGCCGCCGCGCCCCGAGAGGGGCGCAATACGATGAGCGCGGCGGGATTCGCCGCCGCAACCGCCGAGCCCGCCGTGGACTACGTGAAGGCCGCGGGCGAGAAATTGCCGTTCCCGGATGGAATGTTCGATGCGGTGGTGATCTTTAATTCACTGCACCACATCCCGGTCACGGCGCAGGGCGCCGCGCTGACGGAAGCCGCCCGCGTCCTCAAGTCCGGTGGCCTCGTCTACGTGGTCGAGCCGATCGCCGAAGGCGCCAACTTCGAACTGACCCGGCCGGTCGACGACGAAACCGAGGTGCGCGCCGCCGCCCAGGACGCGATTCGAAGCGCGCTCGCCAAGGGCCTGTTCCGTCAATTGCGCGAAACTTTTTACGTCCACGCGGTACTCGCGGAAAATTTCGAGAAGTTCGCCGAGCGCATGATCCGGGTTGATCCCGCGCGCCGGCCGGCCATCGAGCGCCGCGAGGCCGAGTTGCGCGAACGCTTCCACCGCTTGGGACGGCCCGACCCCAAGGGCATGGTGTTTGACCAGCCCATGCACGCCCATCTCCTGACGCGTGGGAAATTCTCCGCGCGTAACGAATAA
- a CDS encoding lipopolysaccharide heptosyltransferase family protein: MSAALRILDGLLAWERRQARRGASPSGVLIVAAGGLGDAVLLAHVFPRFAALARAEERVFLVLRQDAAKMGFLFGRLAEVHAVDFARLRRDWRYRRAKLKEMRALNARLAVSADYLRHPWLDEALLLAADAPETAAMVARPWTKYQTDLDRNRSYIKRVFESGPPRRDKLLRWTAFANWLAGRNDPPPKARLQDAELPPKAVSMTPLIVLQPFSAVAKKQVPLELWRQVIAALPGDAEVRVAGAHADFERHPEYRALLAPPRVRFDTSTFAELLPALRAARLVVSVDTALMHLAIAVGAPTLGLASAAYVGEIVPYDPAVIPAHVRFLYATMPCEGCLGDCPFPPERGMYPCVAKLDPATIAREAAKLYAEANPLV, translated from the coding sequence ATGAGCGCCGCCCTCCGCATCCTCGACGGCCTGCTCGCCTGGGAACGCCGCCAGGCGCGCCGCGGGGCGTCGCCGTCGGGCGTTCTGATCGTCGCCGCCGGCGGGCTCGGCGATGCGGTGCTGCTCGCGCATGTCTTTCCGCGTTTCGCGGCGCTGGCGCGCGCGGAGGAGCGGGTGTTTCTCGTGCTGCGCCAGGACGCGGCCAAGATGGGGTTCCTGTTCGGGCGTCTGGCCGAGGTGCATGCGGTCGATTTTGCCCGCCTACGCAGGGACTGGCGCTATCGCCGCGCCAAACTGAAGGAGATGCGCGCGCTCAACGCGCGCCTCGCCGTCAGCGCCGATTATCTCCGTCACCCGTGGCTCGATGAGGCGTTACTGCTGGCGGCGGACGCGCCCGAAACGGCGGCCATGGTCGCGCGCCCGTGGACGAAATACCAAACCGACCTCGACCGTAATCGGAGCTACATCAAGCGCGTGTTCGAGAGCGGCCCGCCCAGGCGGGACAAGTTGCTGCGCTGGACGGCGTTTGCCAACTGGCTCGCGGGCCGTAATGATCCGCCGCCAAAAGCGCGACTTCAGGATGCGGAACTTCCGCCCAAAGCCGTGTCCATGACCCCGTTGATCGTCCTGCAGCCTTTTTCGGCGGTGGCGAAAAAGCAGGTTCCGCTCGAACTGTGGCGCCAGGTTATCGCCGCGCTGCCCGGCGATGCCGAGGTTCGCGTCGCCGGCGCGCACGCCGATTTCGAGCGTCATCCCGAATACCGCGCCCTGCTCGCCCCGCCGCGCGTCCGGTTCGACACCTCCACTTTCGCCGAACTGCTGCCCGCGTTGCGCGCGGCGCGGCTGGTGGTCTCCGTCGATACCGCGCTGATGCACCTCGCCATCGCCGTCGGCGCGCCGACGCTGGGCTTAGCCAGCGCGGCCTACGTCGGCGAAATCGTGCCCTACGATCCCGCCGTTATCCCCGCCCACGTGCGGTTTCTTTATGCCACCATGCCGTGCGAAGGCTGCCTCGGCGATTGCCCATTTCCGCCCGAGCGCGGCATGTATCCGTGCGTCGCCAAGCTCGACCCCGCCACTATCGCCCGCGAGGCCGCCAAGCTCTACGCCGAGGCGAATCCTTTGGTATGA
- a CDS encoding MBL fold metallo-hydrolase produces the protein MVQVRFIGCGDAFGSGGRFNTCFQVRHDEGACLIDCGASSLVALRRFEVDPNSIDSIFLTHLHGDHFGGVPFLLLDARLASRRAAPLLVAGPPGTEKRVNDTLECLFPGAAGKPYKFPLEFAELKVGEAFRRGPYAVTPFPADHSAGAPCYALRLEVGGRIVAYSGDGSWSEGLAAAGRGADLFIAETYFYDRAITQHLDFKTLVEHLPEIAPKRLILTHMSPDMLARAGSLPYEAAEDGKTVEV, from the coding sequence ATGGTCCAGGTCCGCTTTATCGGCTGTGGGGATGCGTTCGGCAGCGGGGGGCGGTTCAACACCTGTTTTCAGGTTCGCCACGATGAAGGCGCGTGCCTGATCGACTGCGGTGCGTCGTCGCTCGTTGCGCTCCGCCGTTTCGAGGTCGATCCCAATTCGATCGATTCCATCTTCCTCACCCACCTGCACGGCGATCACTTCGGCGGCGTGCCGTTCCTGCTGCTCGACGCCCGGCTCGCCAGCCGGCGCGCGGCGCCGCTCCTGGTCGCGGGCCCGCCCGGCACCGAAAAGCGCGTCAACGACACCCTCGAATGCCTATTCCCCGGGGCGGCCGGGAAACCCTACAAATTTCCGCTCGAATTCGCCGAACTGAAGGTCGGCGAAGCCTTCCGGCGTGGCCCTTACGCGGTCACGCCGTTTCCCGCGGATCATTCGGCCGGGGCGCCGTGCTACGCGCTCCGCCTCGAAGTCGGGGGCCGGATCGTTGCCTATTCGGGCGACGGCTCCTGGAGCGAAGGTCTAGCGGCGGCCGGGCGCGGCGCCGATCTTTTCATCGCCGAGACGTATTTTTACGATAGGGCGATCACCCAGCACCTGGATTTCAAGACGCTGGTCGAGCACTTGCCGGAAATCGCACCCAAGCGGTTGATCCTCACCCACATGAGCCCGGACATGCTCGCGCGCGCGGGCAGCCTTCCCTACGAGGCGGCCGAGGACGGCAAGACGGTGGAGGTTTAA
- a CDS encoding ABC transporter permease has protein sequence MRSADQPVARRVRGAAADDPLRGAVIKFSLSGFRIRRFGPPAVAGIVLLLAWELLPGAFGVSELLIPPASKVAHALWNAFKGGIIVGNFGVTLLEALSGFAIGSTAGVVCAALLTRSKTVETALMPYLVGLQALPKVALAPLLVVWLGFGIGSKIAIATIISFFPVLINSIVGFTTIESEKMELMHSLVASKWQTFRIVVFPNALPFIFAGLNVAIVFSITGALVGEFIGADKGLGHVLMQLNFSMDIAGMFAILVVLAVMGFTFYAVVRALHRRVVFWAEPDNLDRDAT, from the coding sequence ATTCGTTCGGCTGACCAGCCGGTTGCGCGGCGTGTTCGAGGCGCTGCCGCCGACGATCCATTGAGGGGCGCTGTGATCAAGTTCTCCCTGTCCGGATTCAGGATACGCCGGTTTGGCCCGCCGGCGGTCGCCGGAATCGTGCTGCTGCTGGCGTGGGAGCTTCTGCCGGGTGCGTTCGGCGTATCTGAATTGCTGATCCCGCCCGCGTCAAAGGTCGCCCACGCTTTGTGGAACGCGTTCAAGGGCGGCATCATCGTCGGCAACTTTGGCGTTACGCTGCTCGAGGCGTTGTCCGGCTTCGCCATCGGGTCTACCGCCGGCGTCGTTTGCGCCGCGCTGCTCACCCGCTCGAAGACGGTGGAAACGGCATTGATGCCCTATTTGGTCGGATTGCAGGCGCTGCCCAAGGTCGCGCTCGCGCCGCTGCTGGTGGTCTGGCTCGGTTTCGGCATCGGCTCCAAGATCGCCATCGCCACTATCATTTCGTTCTTTCCGGTGTTGATTAATTCCATCGTCGGATTCACCACCATCGAATCGGAAAAAATGGAGCTGATGCATTCGCTGGTGGCCTCGAAATGGCAGACGTTCCGCATCGTCGTCTTCCCCAACGCCCTGCCGTTCATCTTCGCCGGGCTCAACGTGGCGATCGTGTTCAGCATCACCGGCGCCCTGGTCGGCGAATTCATCGGCGCCGACAAGGGACTCGGCCACGTCCTGATGCAGCTCAATTTCAGCATGGACATCGCCGGTATGTTCGCGATCCTGGTTGTCCTCGCGGTGATGGGATTCACGTTCTATGCCGTCGTGCGCGCGCTTCATCGCCGGGTGGTGTTCTGGGCCGAACCCGACAACCTCGACCGCGACGCCACTTAA